One window of the Anaeromyxobacter dehalogenans 2CP-C genome contains the following:
- the spoVG gene encoding septation regulator SpoVG: MEITEVRVFPVNEEKLKAYVTITLDHCFVIRDLKVIHGNTGLFIAMPAKRRKDGTFKDIAHPLNSDTREKMERTILAEYDRELKKGAAAPARATGTDPHED, translated from the coding sequence ATGGAGATCACCGAGGTCCGCGTCTTCCCCGTCAACGAGGAGAAGCTCAAGGCCTACGTGACGATCACCCTCGACCACTGCTTCGTGATCCGCGATCTGAAGGTGATCCACGGCAACACCGGCCTGTTCATCGCCATGCCGGCCAAGCGCCGCAAGGACGGCACGTTCAAGGACATCGCCCACCCGCTCAACTCGGACACGCGCGAGAAGATGGAGCGCACCATCCTCGCCGAGTACGACCGCGAGCTGAAGAAGGGCGCGGCGGCGCCGGCGCGGGCCACCGGCACGGATCCCCACGAGGACTGA
- a CDS encoding cupredoxin domain-containing protein: MTRTAILPLAALAAVLALAPACKGDDAKEQVVKVTVTKNGYEPWRIEARAGRPLTLVMTRVTDETCATEIVIPDLGMNVPLPLNETVMVRLVPQKTGELRFSCGMKMFQGVIDVK; this comes from the coding sequence ATGACCCGCACCGCGATCCTGCCGCTCGCCGCCCTCGCCGCCGTCCTCGCGCTCGCGCCCGCCTGCAAGGGCGACGACGCGAAGGAGCAGGTGGTGAAGGTCACCGTGACGAAGAACGGCTACGAGCCCTGGCGCATCGAGGCCAGGGCGGGCCGCCCGCTCACGCTCGTCATGACCCGGGTGACCGACGAGACGTGCGCCACCGAGATCGTCATCCCGGACCTCGGCATGAACGTGCCGCTGCCGCTCAACGAGACGGTGATGGTGCGCCTCGTGCCGCAGAAGACGGGCGAGCTCCGCTTCTCCTGCGGCATGAAGATGTTCCAGGGCGTCATCGACGTGAAGTGA
- a CDS encoding SH3 domain-containing protein, with product MNSTFARAAACAALLAAAGCRSAFAPEPVLKLSSAPAAEHPATVVQAAELRSGPDGLAKVLGTVAAGTTVTASDKPIRGFLRVRTADGKSGYVPQAAVSATAAASAPAPAPAGAVAP from the coding sequence ATGAACTCGACGTTCGCCCGCGCGGCGGCTTGCGCCGCGCTGCTCGCCGCGGCCGGTTGCCGCAGCGCCTTCGCTCCCGAGCCCGTGCTCAAGCTCTCCTCGGCGCCCGCCGCCGAGCACCCCGCGACCGTCGTCCAGGCCGCCGAGCTCCGCTCCGGTCCGGACGGGCTCGCCAAGGTCCTCGGGACCGTGGCGGCCGGCACCACGGTGACCGCGTCCGACAAGCCGATCCGCGGCTTCCTGCGCGTGCGCACCGCCGACGGCAAGTCCGGCTACGTGCCGCAGGCGGCGGTGTCCGCGACCGCCGCGGCCAGCGCGCCGGCCCCGGCGCCCGCCGGCGCCGTCGCGCCGTAG
- the ispE gene encoding 4-(cytidine 5'-diphospho)-2-C-methyl-D-erythritol kinase, with translation MRLVTLAPAKVNLVLRVGPVRADGYHDLRTLMVPLDLGDRVDVRVSARRGPVRCTVPGRPELHGPENLAARAAEAFRRRFGVDRAVSIRIEKRTPVTAGLGGGSSDAAAVLRCLARAFRVRDRAALAALALEIGSDVPFFLGPGPAWAAGRGERLSPADVPPLDLVLVYPADPSLAIRAGDAYRWLDEARAGGPQAPRRLGRPGRWRPSLLGNDLQAPCVARKPALQALLGLLVGAGATAAIMSGSGPTVFGVFPGRGAARGAALAIQGRAKGGAAGVQVLLARTVRRHPRVSPWRSPRSASSPSTRRSSRPT, from the coding sequence GTGCGCCTCGTCACGCTCGCCCCGGCCAAGGTGAACCTCGTGCTGCGCGTGGGCCCCGTCCGCGCGGACGGGTACCACGACCTGCGCACGCTCATGGTCCCGCTCGATCTCGGCGATCGCGTGGACGTGCGCGTCTCCGCGCGCCGCGGCCCGGTCCGCTGCACGGTGCCGGGCCGGCCCGAGCTTCACGGTCCGGAGAACCTGGCGGCGCGCGCGGCGGAGGCGTTCCGGCGGCGCTTCGGCGTCGATCGCGCGGTGTCGATCCGGATCGAGAAGCGGACGCCGGTGACCGCCGGGCTGGGCGGGGGCTCGTCGGACGCGGCGGCGGTGCTCCGCTGCCTCGCCCGCGCGTTCCGCGTGCGCGACCGCGCCGCGCTCGCCGCGCTCGCGCTCGAGATCGGCTCGGACGTGCCGTTCTTCCTCGGGCCGGGGCCGGCCTGGGCGGCCGGGCGCGGCGAGCGGCTCTCCCCCGCCGACGTGCCGCCGCTCGACCTCGTGCTCGTGTACCCGGCGGATCCGTCGCTCGCGATCCGGGCCGGCGACGCCTACCGCTGGCTCGACGAGGCGCGCGCCGGCGGGCCGCAGGCCCCCCGCCGTCTGGGCCGTCCGGGGCGGTGGCGGCCGTCCCTGCTGGGGAACGATCTCCAGGCGCCCTGCGTGGCACGCAAGCCCGCGCTCCAGGCGCTGCTTGGGCTGCTTGTGGGGGCGGGGGCGACGGCCGCTATAATGTCCGGCAGCGGGCCGACGGTCTTCGGAGTCTTCCCGGGCCGAGGCGCGGCGCGCGGGGCGGCGTTAGCGATCCAGGGCAGGGCGAAGGGGGGCGCGGCGGGCGTGCAGGTCCTCCTCGCGCGGACGGTGCGACGGCATCCGAGGGTATCGCCATGGAGATCACCGAGGTCCGCGTCTTCCCCGTCAACGAGGAGAAGCTCAAGGCCTACGTGA
- the hpt gene encoding hypoxanthine phosphoribosyltransferase: MSSSRAGLDVLISEADLRARVEQMGADVTRDYAGKNLVVIGVLKGSFIFLADLVRAIDLPLSVDFIGISSYQGTRTTGVVQITSDLTRPIDGKDVLLVEDIIDTGLTMRYLLENLSTRKPASVRIAALLEKPARAQVKIPIDYRGFVIGDEFVVGYGLDWDGKMRNLPFIGVPRK; this comes from the coding sequence ATGTCTAGCAGCCGCGCCGGCCTCGACGTGCTCATCTCCGAGGCGGACCTCCGGGCCCGCGTCGAGCAGATGGGCGCCGACGTCACCCGCGACTACGCGGGGAAGAACCTCGTCGTCATCGGCGTGCTGAAGGGCAGCTTCATCTTCCTCGCCGACCTGGTGCGCGCCATCGACCTGCCGCTGTCGGTGGACTTCATCGGCATCAGCTCGTACCAGGGCACGCGCACCACCGGCGTCGTCCAGATCACGAGCGACCTGACCCGGCCCATCGACGGCAAGGACGTGCTGCTCGTCGAGGACATCATCGACACCGGCCTCACCATGCGGTACCTGCTCGAGAACCTCTCCACCCGCAAGCCGGCCAGCGTGCGGATCGCGGCGCTGCTCGAGAAGCCGGCGCGGGCGCAGGTGAAGATCCCCATCGACTACCGCGGCTTCGTCATCGGCGACGAGTTCGTGGTGGGCTACGGGCTCGACTGGGACGGCAAGATGCGGAACCTGCCGTTCATCGGCGTTCCGCGAAAGTAG
- a CDS encoding glycoside hydrolase family 57 protein — protein sequence MTPVRLALLWHMHQPPYREPETGAYLMPWVRLHATRAYHDMAWMLERHPGVRCTVNFTPVLLEQLEDYAQGTAQDRLLELSARPPADLGPEDRQQILRSFFMVGWETNVKPMPRYWELLQKRGRELRGVDLARLAQSFDDQELQDLQALFNLAWMGFGAQADEPAVRALREKGRGYTRADVDAVLEVQRRIAAGVVPRWRALQDRGQVELSTTPYYHPILPLLCDTDAAHRALPGIPLPPRFAHPEDARWHVREAIASHARRFGRPPAGMWPAEGSVSPEALEILATEGVGWAASDEGVLLQSLPAAAPRLRSVYRPWRVAAGAGRELRMLFRDRALSDVIGFTYARVPAAEAVADFSAHVRAVADAWARDGQPGAPTVGVFLDGENAWEHYPSSGHDFLDRLYDALERSDRVETVTMSEATAAPGGPPIARIHTGSWIEASFRIWIGHREDCEAWTALGRVREALAQAEEKGELPAERLARARRHLYAAEASDWYWWYGEDFTTEQAAEFDALFRAHVNRAALLCGVDPPPESQAPIKRAGAPAPGGLEAKPLREPVMLLTPALDGRETTYFEWQGAGLYRPGQHRGSMYGGAQAFHVLRFGFDLAALYLRLDPAESPARAAEVATHVRVSVRSRDGQRWVDFPLEPDGAPRPGAWRGKALGRLAFAQVAELELPFAGLGLSPGDRIDLAVHALRGEVEVERLPRYGYLTLTVPDQDFERIHWRV from the coding sequence ATGACGCCCGTTCGCCTCGCGCTCCTCTGGCACATGCACCAGCCCCCGTACCGCGAGCCGGAGACGGGCGCCTACCTCATGCCGTGGGTCCGGCTGCACGCCACCCGCGCCTACCACGACATGGCCTGGATGCTGGAGCGCCACCCGGGCGTGCGCTGCACCGTGAACTTCACCCCGGTCCTGCTCGAGCAGCTCGAGGACTACGCGCAGGGGACCGCGCAGGACCGACTGCTCGAGCTGAGCGCACGCCCGCCCGCCGACCTCGGCCCCGAGGACCGCCAGCAGATCCTCCGCTCCTTCTTCATGGTCGGGTGGGAGACGAACGTGAAGCCCATGCCGCGCTACTGGGAGCTGCTCCAGAAGCGCGGGCGCGAGCTGCGCGGGGTGGACCTGGCGCGGCTCGCCCAGTCCTTCGACGACCAGGAGCTCCAGGACCTGCAGGCGCTGTTCAACCTCGCCTGGATGGGCTTCGGGGCGCAGGCGGACGAGCCGGCGGTGCGCGCGCTGCGGGAGAAGGGGCGCGGCTACACCCGCGCCGACGTGGACGCGGTGCTCGAGGTGCAGCGGCGCATCGCGGCCGGCGTCGTGCCGCGCTGGCGCGCGCTGCAGGACCGCGGGCAGGTCGAGCTCTCCACCACGCCGTACTACCACCCGATCCTCCCGCTGCTCTGCGACACCGACGCCGCGCACCGCGCGCTGCCCGGCATCCCGCTCCCCCCGCGCTTCGCCCACCCCGAGGACGCGCGCTGGCACGTGCGCGAGGCGATCGCGTCGCACGCGCGCCGGTTCGGGCGGCCGCCCGCCGGCATGTGGCCGGCGGAGGGCTCGGTCTCGCCGGAGGCGCTCGAGATCCTCGCCACCGAGGGCGTGGGCTGGGCCGCGAGCGACGAGGGCGTGCTGCTGCAGTCCTTGCCGGCGGCGGCGCCGCGCCTGCGCTCGGTCTACCGGCCCTGGCGCGTCGCGGCCGGCGCCGGGCGCGAGCTCCGGATGCTGTTCCGCGACCGCGCGCTCTCCGACGTCATCGGCTTCACCTACGCGCGCGTCCCGGCCGCCGAGGCGGTGGCCGACTTCTCCGCGCACGTGCGCGCGGTGGCGGACGCGTGGGCGCGGGACGGGCAGCCCGGCGCGCCGACGGTGGGCGTGTTCCTCGACGGCGAGAACGCCTGGGAGCACTACCCGAGCTCGGGCCACGACTTCCTCGACCGGCTCTACGACGCGCTGGAGCGGTCGGACCGCGTCGAGACCGTGACGATGTCCGAGGCGACGGCGGCCCCCGGGGGCCCGCCCATCGCGCGCATCCACACCGGCTCCTGGATCGAGGCCTCGTTCCGGATCTGGATCGGCCACCGCGAGGACTGCGAGGCGTGGACGGCGCTGGGCCGCGTCCGCGAGGCGCTCGCGCAGGCGGAGGAGAAGGGGGAGCTCCCCGCCGAGCGGCTCGCCCGCGCGCGCCGGCACCTGTACGCCGCCGAGGCGTCGGACTGGTACTGGTGGTACGGCGAGGACTTCACCACCGAGCAGGCGGCGGAGTTCGACGCGCTGTTCCGCGCGCACGTGAACCGGGCGGCGCTGCTCTGCGGCGTGGACCCGCCGCCCGAGTCGCAGGCGCCCATCAAGCGCGCCGGCGCGCCGGCGCCGGGCGGCCTCGAGGCGAAGCCGCTCCGCGAGCCGGTGATGCTGCTCACCCCGGCCCTGGACGGCCGGGAGACGACCTACTTCGAGTGGCAGGGCGCCGGCCTGTACCGGCCCGGCCAGCACCGCGGCTCGATGTACGGCGGCGCGCAGGCGTTCCACGTGCTCCGCTTCGGCTTCGACCTCGCCGCGCTGTACCTCCGGCTCGATCCGGCCGAGTCGCCGGCGCGCGCCGCCGAGGTCGCGACGCACGTGCGCGTGTCGGTGCGCTCCCGCGACGGCCAGCGCTGGGTGGACTTCCCGCTCGAGCCGGACGGCGCGCCGCGCCCCGGCGCCTGGCGCGGCAAGGCGCTGGGCCGGCTCGCGTTCGCGCAGGTGGCGGAGCTGGAGCTGCCGTTCGCGGGGCTGGGCCTGTCGCCGGGCGACCGGATCGACCTCGCCGTCCACGCGCTCCGCGGCGAGGTCGAGGTGGAGCGGCTGCCGCGCTACGGCTACCTCACGCTCACCGTGCCCGACCAGGACTTCGAGCGCATCCACTGGCGGGTGTAG
- a CDS encoding ribose-phosphate pyrophosphokinase translates to MASNGHYPDYRVFCGNANRPLAEAIAKELGRPLARATVGRFSDGEIQVEIGENVRGLDTFIIQSTSPDANTNLMELLIMIDALKRASAGSINAVLPYYGYARQDRKVAPRVPITAKLIADLIEAAGATRVVSMDMHAGQIQGFFNVPFDHLYAAPVLLEHMRKRFDGLTQDLVIVSPDAGGVERARAYSKRLGAGLGIVDKRRTKPNVAEIMNVIGDVNGKVAVLLDDMIDTAGTLTQAANALVDKGATRVFAYATHAVLSGPAVDRIMKSPIEEVVVTDSIQLAPPAASCPKIRTLSVAGLLAEAIRRIHSADSLSSLFV, encoded by the coding sequence ATGGCGAGCAACGGTCACTACCCCGACTACCGGGTCTTCTGCGGCAACGCGAACCGGCCGCTGGCGGAGGCCATCGCGAAGGAGCTGGGGCGCCCGCTGGCGCGCGCGACCGTCGGCCGCTTCTCCGACGGCGAGATCCAGGTCGAGATCGGCGAGAACGTCCGCGGCCTGGACACGTTCATCATCCAGTCCACCTCGCCCGACGCGAACACCAACCTGATGGAGCTGCTCATCATGATCGACGCGCTGAAGCGCGCGTCGGCCGGCTCCATCAACGCGGTGCTGCCGTACTACGGCTACGCGCGCCAGGACCGGAAGGTCGCGCCCCGCGTGCCCATCACCGCGAAGCTCATCGCCGACCTCATCGAGGCCGCCGGCGCGACGCGCGTCGTCTCGATGGACATGCACGCCGGGCAGATCCAGGGCTTCTTCAACGTGCCGTTCGACCACCTCTACGCCGCGCCGGTGCTGCTCGAGCACATGCGCAAGCGCTTCGACGGCCTGACGCAGGACCTCGTGATCGTCTCGCCGGACGCGGGCGGCGTCGAGCGCGCGCGCGCCTACTCGAAGCGGCTCGGCGCCGGCCTCGGCATCGTGGACAAGCGGCGCACCAAGCCGAACGTCGCCGAGATCATGAACGTCATCGGCGACGTGAACGGGAAGGTGGCGGTGCTGCTCGACGACATGATCGACACCGCCGGCACGCTCACCCAGGCCGCCAACGCGCTCGTGGACAAGGGCGCGACGCGGGTGTTCGCGTACGCGACGCACGCGGTGCTGTCCGGCCCGGCGGTGGACCGGATCATGAAGAGCCCGATCGAGGAGGTGGTGGTGACCGACTCGATCCAGCTCGCCCCGCCCGCCGCCTCCTGCCCGAAGATCCGGACGCTGTCGGTCGCCGGCCTGCTCGCCGAGGCCATCCGGCGGATCCACTCGGCCGATTCGCTGTCGTCGCTGTTCGTTTGA
- a CDS encoding uracil phosphoribosyltransferase, producing the protein MRDLSYDHVPYRMSEIEHRYGENVHIVANPFLLGALATLCSKETRQPAINRLVRLLYEDLIRTVMNHEFPRRRVAVPTRMIDSSPQAIFEGEVVDRQVRAVTVNIARAGAVPSQLVYDLLNETLEPSLVRQDHIIMSRMLGENEEVVGAGIGGMKIGGDVDDAFLLFPDPMGATGSSLATAIETYKKKVPGKARRIVNIHLIVTPEYLRNMTKAHPDVRIYAIRLDRGLSPPDVLATVPGTRWDEERGLDDHQYIVPGGGGFGEIMNNAYV; encoded by the coding sequence GTGCGAGACCTGAGCTACGACCACGTCCCCTACCGGATGAGCGAGATCGAGCACCGGTACGGCGAGAACGTCCACATCGTCGCGAACCCCTTCCTGCTCGGCGCGCTCGCGACGCTGTGCTCGAAGGAGACCCGCCAGCCGGCCATCAACCGTCTGGTCCGGCTGCTGTACGAGGACCTCATCCGCACCGTGATGAACCACGAGTTCCCGCGGCGCCGGGTGGCGGTCCCCACCCGCATGATCGACAGCTCGCCGCAGGCGATCTTCGAGGGCGAGGTGGTGGACCGGCAGGTGCGCGCGGTGACGGTGAACATCGCCCGCGCCGGCGCGGTGCCGTCGCAGCTCGTCTACGACCTGCTGAACGAGACGCTCGAGCCGTCGCTGGTCCGCCAGGACCACATCATCATGAGCCGGATGCTGGGCGAGAACGAGGAGGTCGTGGGCGCCGGCATCGGCGGGATGAAGATCGGCGGGGACGTGGACGACGCGTTCCTGCTGTTCCCCGACCCGATGGGCGCGACCGGCTCGTCGCTCGCGACCGCCATCGAGACCTACAAGAAGAAGGTGCCCGGCAAGGCGAGGCGGATCGTGAACATCCACCTCATCGTCACCCCCGAGTACCTGCGCAACATGACGAAAGCCCACCCCGACGTGCGGATCTACGCGATCCGGCTCGACCGCGGCCTCTCCCCGCCCGACGTCCTCGCCACCGTCCCCGGCACGCGCTGGGACGAGGAGCGCGGGCTCGACGACCACCAGTACATCGTCCCCGGGGGCGGCGGCTTCGGGGAGATCATGAACAACGCCTATGTCTAG
- a CDS encoding methyltransferase domain-containing protein, whose amino-acid sequence MASFHARNGTGELLARYAFVEPLLEGRRILEIGAAAATEGATAGFLAERGAAEVVSIEEDGAALGAAARGPHAPYVQFRAARPEDLPAGAFDVVLLADGAALAADPGRAAALARLLAPGGRLVTAVDAGGPGLADLAGEPRGAAPPGYEAFVGALVGRFPQVEVAAQSATLGWVFGMGGGSGEEPELSMDGSLAGTAETAAYVAVCGDAPCGLSGFTLVALPAGPLLEEGAAGAASAAVRALAADALRERAEALAARDLALGERDEAAEERERLRAELDAAVAAGVDAARARDRVLAEAAADRDRAARAEQAAAAAADARDAALAAREALARELDAIRAGVDDLRRSREAVEAEVDRLRAGAELGDARARELEAMLDAERGGAADARAELERAEVVIAERTHELAEARAALATQAGAVAQADEARARADAALAERREAAAEAEAALQAARSEAQAAKAALEAALERASVGEARLPELEEALEARAHEAAEAEAALREARDRIAALEAEAERGREALAEARAAEEVARLDAGSARAEAGRALVDAEAAREEAGRLAGELRSAEAARAQAAAEAEPLRAEADAARARAERLAGEAEAARAVLVERERADAARDAELREAAEARAEALAAGAGEVEQLTAALAGAAAAAGEAAAVREALEARVAELEARLESEAERAHLVEARAAEALARLEGLEEAGAAHEAEQGAAVRTAEARAEQAEAAARAAEARAAAAEARPATPARDAGLEAELAAARSAADVAGAQAAELEAELQAVRWEKDEIEQRLQSLTASGALGGAGELSRLRDELAARAGEGALLRKEIQRLEAQVAELTARPLAAPAPAEEAEAVRRAAARAAELEDRLAEALRRAADAEAAAEAARAAPAPLPAAAPGEALKRAAQEKDAIAAQVAERDQKIARLQREVADKTERLGRLAKEMGELKARGFGKIFR is encoded by the coding sequence ATGGCCTCCTTTCACGCCCGGAACGGCACCGGCGAGCTGCTCGCGCGCTACGCGTTCGTCGAGCCCCTCCTCGAGGGACGGCGGATCCTCGAGATCGGCGCGGCGGCCGCCACCGAGGGGGCGACCGCCGGCTTCCTCGCCGAGCGGGGCGCGGCCGAGGTCGTGTCCATCGAGGAGGACGGCGCCGCGCTCGGCGCCGCGGCGCGCGGGCCGCACGCACCCTACGTGCAGTTCCGCGCGGCCCGCCCCGAGGACCTGCCCGCCGGCGCCTTCGACGTGGTGCTGCTCGCCGACGGCGCGGCGCTCGCCGCCGACCCCGGCCGCGCCGCGGCGCTGGCGCGCCTGCTCGCGCCGGGCGGCCGGCTCGTCACCGCGGTGGACGCGGGCGGACCGGGCCTCGCCGATCTCGCCGGCGAGCCGCGCGGCGCGGCGCCGCCGGGGTACGAGGCGTTCGTGGGCGCGCTGGTGGGCCGCTTCCCGCAGGTGGAGGTGGCGGCGCAGTCGGCCACGCTGGGCTGGGTGTTCGGGATGGGCGGCGGCTCCGGCGAGGAGCCGGAGCTGTCCATGGACGGCTCGCTCGCCGGGACCGCCGAGACGGCGGCGTACGTGGCGGTGTGCGGCGACGCGCCCTGCGGGCTGTCGGGCTTCACGCTGGTGGCGCTGCCGGCGGGGCCGCTCCTCGAGGAGGGCGCGGCCGGCGCGGCCTCCGCCGCGGTGCGGGCGCTCGCCGCCGACGCGCTGCGCGAGCGGGCCGAGGCGCTCGCGGCCCGCGATCTCGCGCTCGGCGAGCGCGACGAGGCCGCCGAGGAGCGCGAGCGGCTCCGCGCCGAGCTGGACGCGGCCGTCGCCGCCGGGGTGGACGCCGCGCGCGCCCGGGACCGCGTGCTCGCCGAGGCCGCCGCGGATCGCGACCGCGCCGCGCGCGCCGAGCAGGCGGCCGCGGCCGCCGCCGACGCGCGGGACGCGGCGCTCGCCGCCCGCGAGGCGCTCGCGCGCGAGCTGGACGCGATCCGGGCGGGCGTGGACGACCTGCGCCGCTCGCGCGAGGCGGTGGAGGCGGAGGTGGACCGCCTCCGCGCCGGCGCCGAGCTGGGCGACGCGCGGGCGCGGGAGCTGGAGGCGATGCTCGACGCCGAGCGCGGCGGCGCGGCGGACGCGCGGGCCGAGCTGGAGCGGGCCGAGGTCGTGATCGCGGAGCGCACCCACGAGCTCGCCGAGGCGCGGGCCGCGCTCGCGACCCAGGCCGGGGCGGTGGCGCAGGCGGACGAGGCCCGCGCGCGGGCCGACGCCGCGCTGGCCGAGCGGCGCGAGGCGGCGGCGGAGGCCGAGGCGGCGCTGCAGGCGGCGCGCTCCGAGGCGCAGGCGGCCAAGGCCGCGCTGGAGGCGGCGCTGGAGCGCGCCTCGGTGGGCGAGGCCCGGCTGCCGGAGCTGGAGGAGGCGCTGGAGGCCCGCGCGCACGAGGCGGCGGAGGCGGAGGCGGCGCTGCGCGAGGCGCGCGACCGGATCGCGGCGCTGGAGGCCGAGGCGGAGCGCGGCCGCGAGGCGCTGGCCGAGGCGCGCGCGGCGGAGGAGGTGGCGCGCCTCGACGCGGGCTCGGCCCGGGCCGAGGCCGGCCGGGCGCTGGTGGACGCCGAGGCGGCGCGCGAGGAGGCGGGGCGCCTGGCCGGCGAGCTCCGGAGCGCCGAGGCCGCCCGCGCGCAGGCCGCCGCGGAGGCGGAGCCGCTGCGCGCCGAGGCCGACGCGGCCCGCGCGCGCGCCGAGCGGCTCGCCGGGGAGGCGGAGGCCGCGCGCGCCGTCCTCGTCGAGCGGGAGCGCGCCGACGCGGCGCGCGACGCCGAGCTGCGCGAGGCGGCCGAGGCGCGGGCCGAGGCGCTCGCCGCGGGCGCGGGCGAGGTGGAGCAGCTCACCGCCGCGCTGGCCGGCGCGGCGGCCGCGGCCGGGGAGGCCGCCGCGGTGCGCGAGGCGCTCGAGGCGCGGGTCGCCGAGCTGGAGGCGCGGCTGGAGAGCGAGGCGGAGCGGGCGCACCTGGTGGAGGCGCGCGCGGCGGAGGCGCTGGCGCGCCTCGAGGGGCTGGAGGAGGCCGGCGCCGCGCACGAGGCGGAGCAGGGCGCGGCGGTCCGGACGGCCGAGGCGCGCGCGGAGCAGGCGGAGGCGGCCGCCCGCGCGGCGGAGGCCCGCGCCGCCGCGGCCGAGGCCCGCCCGGCGACGCCGGCGCGAGACGCCGGGCTGGAGGCGGAGCTCGCCGCCGCCCGGAGCGCCGCCGACGTGGCCGGGGCGCAGGCGGCGGAGCTCGAGGCCGAGCTGCAGGCGGTGCGCTGGGAGAAGGACGAGATCGAGCAGCGGCTCCAGTCGCTCACCGCCTCGGGCGCGCTGGGCGGGGCCGGCGAGCTGAGCCGGCTCCGCGACGAGCTCGCCGCGCGCGCGGGCGAGGGCGCGCTCCTGCGCAAGGAGATCCAGCGGCTCGAGGCGCAGGTGGCGGAGCTGACGGCCCGCCCGCTCGCCGCGCCCGCGCCCGCCGAGGAGGCGGAGGCGGTCCGCCGGGCCGCCGCCCGCGCCGCGGAGCTGGAGGACCGGCTCGCCGAGGCGCTCCGGCGCGCCGCCGACGCGGAGGCCGCCGCCGAGGCGGCCCGGGCCGCGCCGGCGCCCTTGCCGGCCGCCGCGCCGGGCGAGGCGCTGAAGCGCGCCGCGCAGGAGAAGGACGCGATCGCCGCGCAGGTCGCCGAGCGCGACCAGAAGATCGCGCGGCTGCAGCGCGAGGTGGCCGACAAGACCGAGCGGCTGGGCCGGCTCGCCAAGGAGATGGGCGAGCTGAAGGCGCGCGGCTTCGGCAAGATCTTCCGCTAG
- a CDS encoding PilZ domain-containing protein produces MTEPRRYERIDVELPCRLYIPGERGLKFEAHCTSRNLGLGGVFLSSSFLLREGLELFVELGLPGGPLAIRARVAHTVPGDDPELEAGFGVEFLDVDAAGRETLLRYFTPLRYHEFYRAFAGEFPHLRERVPVADVALLLNLWEEWKVRGEGGPAFTASGAPPAPARAGAARRARR; encoded by the coding sequence GTGACCGAGCCACGCCGCTACGAGCGCATCGACGTCGAGCTTCCCTGCCGCCTGTACATCCCCGGCGAGCGCGGCCTCAAGTTCGAGGCCCACTGCACCTCGCGCAACCTCGGGCTGGGCGGCGTGTTCCTCTCCTCCTCGTTCCTGCTGCGCGAGGGGCTGGAGCTGTTCGTCGAGCTGGGGCTGCCGGGCGGCCCGCTCGCGATCCGCGCCCGGGTGGCGCACACGGTGCCGGGCGACGACCCGGAGCTCGAGGCCGGCTTCGGCGTCGAGTTCCTGGACGTGGACGCGGCCGGGCGCGAGACCTTGCTCCGCTACTTCACCCCGCTCCGCTACCACGAGTTCTACCGCGCGTTCGCCGGGGAGTTCCCGCACCTGCGCGAGCGCGTGCCGGTGGCCGACGTGGCCCTGCTCCTCAACCTCTGGGAGGAGTGGAAGGTCCGGGGCGAGGGAGGCCCGGCCTTCACGGCGTCGGGCGCGCCGCCGGCGCCGGCGAGGGCCGGCGCCGCACGCCGCGCCCGACGCTAG